A genomic segment from Myxosarcina sp. GI1 encodes:
- the mobF gene encoding MobF family relaxase, giving the protein MLSINTIKSGIREKERYYTQDESLARAKNEKKQRDRSQEQSPSVLTNAKLTTAYFYGKGATKLGLKGAVTQEEFKSLFHGYKPHSQERIRAERNNLKTQERLAEDITLSPSKSFSIALHIGKDERLFEVQDETVKEVVEIIEQKYIQTRVQINGKQEIVNTDNLIAVLIPHHTSRDGDMQLHTHVVIFNGTKRADGQYRALRNEAIAKQKWLGHLYQTLLAQKVQKLGYKIRETKYGFELEGITRPQIDAFSKRSREMVEKLEEQGKEINHKNRDAVALTTRKPKNITRTLEEYRQQWRSEAVAYGITPPVPQDKPVEPKQKQTALDALNSAIAHLSELSVSFQRDKIYEYLYQSGLQSFSFSELETEIKNHPELISLNNNATEFTTVKALKREIDTVKQWLEGQNKAIPLIEKPQLEATKLNQGQRLAISRTLTSTDRHQIIHGLSGVGKTTALGILRNQLRETKVIVKGFAPTIEAAEILAKELDIQTNTVAHLAQATPENKSNQLWIVDEAGLMSANQAQTIVKKAELVGARLLLVGDKGQNSSIEAGSPLRSLMKHGATTHKLDEIVRQRNSIQKQAVELIARGNGSQALQMLENKGYVIEIEDREERSTTIAKEYLQLSEQERKKTLIVTGTNKERLAITQEIRKGLEAEGKLGKSITTVQLISRNLSKEQQLKINNYREGDYIQLFRAYSSTNLQKNQLYKVEKIQGKELVVSSSRGRLYRFNPAKYKDKQVFSSREMKVAVGDKLRWTAGSDKKKGQINGKQVTVAAIDELSLTVKDNLGQIQKISLLQPLPLDHNLVSTSYRAQGKSQKRVIVSATSDPTSSLEPFYVKISRQTTALKVYTENLENLRGWVQKSNTQQNPIELNPVQFENWSFGSKSNRLIKRRKIRSI; this is encoded by the coding sequence ATGTTAAGTATTAACACAATCAAATCTGGTATTCGTGAAAAGGAACGATACTACACCCAAGACGAATCTTTGGCACGAGCTAAAAATGAAAAAAAACAAAGAGATCGATCCCAAGAGCAAAGCCCCAGTGTTTTGACAAACGCCAAGCTAACTACCGCATATTTCTATGGAAAAGGTGCGACTAAATTAGGTTTGAAAGGTGCAGTCACTCAAGAGGAGTTTAAATCTCTTTTTCATGGTTATAAGCCCCATTCACAGGAACGGATCAGGGCAGAAAGAAATAATCTCAAAACTCAAGAACGTTTGGCTGAAGACATTACTTTGTCTCCTTCCAAAAGTTTTTCGATCGCTTTGCACATAGGAAAAGACGAGCGTTTGTTTGAAGTTCAGGATGAAACTGTAAAAGAAGTAGTAGAAATAATAGAACAGAAATACATTCAAACCAGAGTTCAAATTAATGGCAAACAAGAAATAGTAAATACTGACAATTTAATTGCTGTATTGATTCCCCATCATACTTCTAGAGATGGCGATATGCAGCTTCATACCCATGTCGTTATTTTTAACGGTACAAAACGTGCGGATGGGCAATATAGAGCCTTACGCAATGAGGCGATCGCCAAGCAAAAATGGCTCGGACATCTATACCAGACTTTACTCGCTCAAAAGGTACAAAAATTAGGCTATAAGATTCGGGAAACCAAATATGGATTTGAACTAGAGGGAATTACTCGCCCACAAATTGATGCCTTCAGCAAACGATCGCGAGAAATGGTCGAAAAACTTGAAGAACAAGGAAAAGAAATTAACCACAAAAATAGAGACGCTGTCGCATTAACTACTCGTAAACCTAAAAACATCACTCGAACTCTAGAAGAATATCGTCAACAGTGGCGCAGTGAAGCAGTTGCTTATGGCATTACACCTCCAGTTCCTCAAGATAAACCAGTAGAACCAAAACAAAAACAGACCGCACTGGATGCTCTTAATAGCGCGATCGCTCATCTATCCGAACTATCGGTATCTTTTCAAAGAGACAAAATTTACGAATATTTATATCAATCTGGTTTGCAGTCATTTTCTTTTTCAGAATTAGAAACAGAAATTAAAAACCATCCCGAACTAATTTCTCTTAACAATAACGCTACTGAATTTACGACAGTAAAAGCCTTGAAGCGAGAGATAGATACGGTAAAACAATGGCTAGAAGGACAGAATAAAGCTATCCCCTTAATAGAAAAACCTCAGCTAGAAGCTACCAAACTCAATCAAGGACAGAGACTAGCGATTAGCAGAACTCTTACCTCAACCGACCGGCATCAAATTATTCACGGGCTTTCTGGTGTGGGGAAAACTACAGCACTAGGAATTTTAAGAAACCAATTGAGGGAAACTAAAGTAATAGTTAAAGGTTTTGCTCCCACTATTGAAGCTGCCGAAATTTTAGCCAAAGAGTTAGACATTCAGACTAATACTGTAGCGCATCTAGCTCAAGCTACCCCAGAGAACAAGTCCAATCAGCTTTGGATTGTTGACGAAGCGGGGTTAATGAGTGCCAACCAAGCTCAAACTATTGTTAAAAAAGCAGAATTAGTAGGAGCAAGACTACTATTAGTTGGAGATAAAGGACAAAACTCCAGCATCGAAGCTGGTAGTCCTCTGCGTTCTCTTATGAAGCATGGAGCAACTACTCACAAGCTCGATGAAATTGTCCGTCAGCGAAATTCAATTCAGAAACAGGCGGTAGAATTAATAGCTCGTGGAAACGGTTCTCAAGCTCTACAAATGCTTGAAAATAAGGGTTATGTCATTGAAATTGAAGATAGAGAAGAACGTAGCACGACAATCGCTAAAGAATATTTACAGCTATCAGAACAAGAGCGAAAAAAAACTTTGATTGTTACAGGAACAAACAAAGAGCGTCTTGCCATTACTCAAGAGATTAGAAAGGGACTAGAAGCTGAAGGTAAGCTAGGAAAATCAATTACGACAGTGCAACTAATTTCCCGTAATCTGAGTAAAGAACAGCAGTTGAAAATTAATAATTACCGAGAAGGAGACTACATTCAGCTTTTTAGAGCTTACAGTAGTACTAATCTCCAAAAAAATCAGCTTTATAAAGTAGAAAAAATACAAGGCAAGGAGTTAGTCGTTAGCTCTAGTAGGGGTAGGCTATATCGCTTTAACCCTGCAAAGTATAAAGACAAGCAAGTATTTAGCTCTAGAGAAATGAAGGTGGCTGTTGGAGATAAATTGCGGTGGACAGCGGGAAGCGACAAGAAAAAAGGACAAATTAATGGCAAACAAGTTACCGTTGCGGCGATTGACGAACTTTCATTGACAGTAAAAGATAATCTAGGTCAAATTCAAAAAATATCTTTACTGCAACCTCTACCTTTAGACCACAATCTAGTTTCTACTTCCTATCGCGCTCAGGGCAAATCCCAAAAGCGAGTTATCGTTTCTGCTACCAGCGATCCTACCTCCAGTTTAGAACCTTTTTATGTAAAGATATCCCGTCAGACTACCGCTCTCAAGGTCTACACTGAAAATTTGGAAAATCTACGTGGTTGGGTACAAAAATCTAATACCCAACAAAATCCCATCGAACTAAACCCCGTCCAGTTTGAAAACTGGA
- a CDS encoding IS630 family transposase produces the protein MRKDLGNQIQKALLRSALAPQERGRKSQGFPRWTLKRFVHWLKQKWKINCCRETVRKTLKQMGFSWKKAKKLLNKGNTAKRAEFVEQITELLEDALHQKRLIIYIDEAHIHLDTDEGYGWSIRGERFWVSSSSPGRKKVSFYGVYLYNQAQTRIFPYEKAEKINTIDVLKKLRVEFPQQQITVVWDGAPYHRAKVVTEAASAMDIHLLQLPGYSPDFMPVEHLWQWLREDITYHVCYDQQQELISAVADFQHLINTTPLFLSDRLWVKKHLDPEEEKLRFSK, from the coding sequence GTGCGAAAAGATTTAGGGAATCAAATCCAGAAAGCTCTTTTAAGGTCAGCATTAGCACCACAAGAAAGAGGGAGGAAATCTCAAGGGTTTCCACGTTGGACGTTAAAAAGATTCGTCCACTGGCTGAAACAGAAGTGGAAGATAAATTGTTGTCGAGAGACAGTCAGAAAAACTCTTAAGCAGATGGGTTTTTCCTGGAAGAAAGCGAAGAAGTTGCTTAATAAAGGCAATACCGCCAAAAGAGCTGAATTTGTCGAACAAATTACTGAATTATTAGAGGATGCACTTCATCAAAAGCGATTAATTATCTATATTGATGAAGCCCATATACATTTAGATACCGATGAAGGTTACGGTTGGTCAATTCGGGGAGAAAGGTTTTGGGTCAGCTCTAGTTCTCCTGGAAGAAAGAAAGTCTCTTTTTATGGTGTTTACCTCTATAATCAGGCGCAAACCAGAATTTTTCCTTATGAGAAAGCAGAGAAAATTAATACCATTGATGTTCTCAAAAAGTTGCGAGTCGAATTTCCCCAGCAACAAATAACTGTGGTTTGGGATGGCGCACCATATCATCGTGCTAAAGTGGTCACCGAGGCAGCATCAGCAATGGACATCCATCTTCTACAATTACCTGGCTATAGCCCAGATTTTATGCCTGTCGAACATCTTTGGCAATGGCTCAGAGAAGACATAACTTATCATGTTTGTTATGACCAACAACAAGAGTTAATTTCTGCTGTTGCTGATTTTCAGCATCTAATTAATACTACTCCACTGTTTTTAAGCGATCGCTTGTGGGTTAAAAAACACCTCGATCCAGAAGAAGAAAAACTACGGTTTTCAAAGTAG
- a CDS encoding helix-turn-helix domain-containing protein, with protein sequence MLKVDYARWNQSKELLRTEALAAKHPRTRERLMALYEISEGKSATKVGEQTRRNPQTVMEWVHRYNQEGLKAVEYQRTGGRNPFFPKRCEKI encoded by the coding sequence ATGTTAAAAGTAGATTACGCTCGTTGGAATCAAAGCAAAGAGTTATTAAGAACAGAGGCATTGGCTGCCAAACATCCTCGAACAAGAGAGAGACTGATGGCATTGTATGAAATTAGTGAAGGGAAAAGTGCTACAAAGGTAGGGGAACAAACCCGAAGAAATCCCCAAACAGTAATGGAATGGGTGCATCGTTATAATCAAGAAGGTCTCAAAGCCGTCGAGTATCAAAGAACGGGAGGAAGAAACCCTTTTTTTCCGAAACGGTGCGAAAAGATTTAG
- a CDS encoding ParM/StbA family protein, which produces MNRTIKIAFDGGTSSSKVIASYPDINSSSKFDDENYFFLNSKIQQIEEDYYQDLLTEITEMGEDITTINSLISFIDPKNNELVYWQISESIAQRGLLFVDGRKFETLVIKVLAFIGYLCQRYEDCSLMDIELELGILLPLDEIEDREDLAKWLREIIDNSGFRVNNKLFDNLQIKKINIKPEGYGLYKTSKVENTGVLIVGHNDFSWLFFKDNFFYLEASKTLPGAGIHDLLAKLKFPVQNELQMAKIILEAGVECDRQILTQLTQTKSEDELNRLVREIRKARERYWNERQRDLTKLEINLAEKVYIGGGGAYYFKDELKHLFKNYGIKIDWCRTLKKDFCARFELKSTNEMANLFLDCYSYFKFLDGVKTVTGTVEKMVLK; this is translated from the coding sequence ATGAACAGGACTATTAAAATTGCTTTTGATGGAGGCACTAGCAGTAGCAAAGTAATTGCCTCTTATCCAGATATCAACTCTAGTTCCAAGTTTGATGATGAAAACTATTTTTTTCTCAACTCTAAAATTCAACAAATAGAAGAAGATTATTACCAAGATTTGCTGACAGAAATAACCGAAATGGGAGAAGATATTACCACGATAAACAGCCTTATCAGTTTTATCGATCCTAAAAACAACGAACTGGTTTACTGGCAAATAAGCGAATCGATAGCACAAAGAGGACTTCTTTTTGTCGATGGGAGGAAGTTTGAGACTTTGGTAATCAAAGTATTGGCTTTTATTGGCTATCTATGCCAGAGGTATGAAGATTGTAGTCTTATGGACATCGAGCTAGAATTGGGGATTTTATTGCCTCTAGATGAAATAGAAGATAGAGAAGACTTGGCTAAATGGCTTAGAGAAATAATTGATAATTCTGGATTTAGGGTCAACAACAAATTGTTTGATAATCTTCAAATCAAAAAAATCAATATTAAACCTGAAGGTTATGGATTATACAAAACTTCAAAAGTTGAAAATACAGGAGTATTGATAGTTGGTCATAATGACTTTAGCTGGCTTTTTTTTAAAGACAATTTTTTTTATTTAGAAGCTTCTAAAACGCTACCAGGAGCGGGAATACACGATCTATTAGCAAAATTAAAATTTCCCGTTCAGAATGAATTACAGATGGCAAAAATTATTCTAGAAGCTGGAGTAGAGTGCGATCGTCAAATATTAACGCAACTTACTCAAACCAAAAGTGAAGATGAATTAAACAGGCTAGTTAGAGAAATAAGAAAAGCTAGAGAGAGATACTGGAATGAACGCCAGCGAGACTTAACAAAACTGGAGATTAATTTAGCAGAAAAAGTATATATTGGAGGAGGAGGAGCTTATTATTTCAAGGATGAGTTGAAGCATTTATTCAAGAATTATGGAATAAAAATAGACTGGTGTAGAACGCTAAAAAAAGATTTTTGCGCTCGCTTCGAGCTAAAATCTACTAATGAAATGGCGAATTTATTTTTGGATTGCTATAGTTATTTTAAATTTTTAGATGGAGTAAAAACTGTGACTGGTACTGTTGAAAAAATGGTGTTGAAATAA
- a CDS encoding methyltransferase encodes MITSLAAQLDSFSPNIASTAEELDQLITSLKQTLTNLEINYIRQFALEQGIWDFYPTPYELIQKMLELANIQPHHRVLEPSAGAGDLCQILRNSGVKQIDCFEVHPLLQKALKLQGYNLLGDDFLSSTPQPVYDRIIANPPFSRSDVANHTQHAYQFLKSGGKLVTLAHHYQLKPSSSDRRFFSWLDWVNARFLNCNQAMSHSDRPTNTPLQLILISKP; translated from the coding sequence ATGATTACTTCCCTTGCCGCTCAACTCGATAGTTTTTCTCCTAATATTGCTTCTACCGCCGAAGAACTCGACCAACTTATTACCAGTCTCAAGCAGACACTTACTAATTTAGAAATCAACTACATTAGACAATTTGCACTAGAACAAGGTATTTGGGACTTTTACCCTACACCTTATGAGCTAATTCAAAAGATGCTCGAACTTGCTAACATTCAGCCTCATCATCGCGTTTTAGAACCTTCTGCTGGTGCTGGCGACCTTTGCCAAATACTTCGTAATTCTGGAGTTAAACAAATCGATTGCTTTGAAGTGCATCCCCTGTTACAGAAAGCTTTGAAGTTGCAAGGCTACAACTTACTCGGCGATGATTTTCTTAGCAGCACTCCTCAACCAGTTTACGATCGCATTATTGCCAATCCTCCTTTTAGTCGTAGTGATGTTGCCAACCACACCCAACACGCCTATCAATTCCTTAAATCTGGGGGCAAACTCGTTACTCTCGCTCATCACTATCAACTTAAGCCAAGCTCAAGCGATCGCCGCTTCTTCTCTTGGCTCGATTGGGTTAATGCTCGTTTTCTCAACTGCAACCAAGCTATGAGCCACAGCGACCGCCCCACTAACACCCCCCTCCAACTCATTCTTATCTCTAAACCCTGA
- a CDS encoding ArdC family protein → MTSQNYLKTDKYDLITQKLITLLSQGKKPWVKPWSATPYGNLITGNDYRGINPLICCIDTTLNEWEHPFFIGFKQAQEKGWKIRKGSKATYLRWGGTVVIEEEDKQTGKKQQRAYNTGKWFNVFNKWFNVFNVDCFDDTNADDKIASYLKQRQVTGTNTEPRLKAAEALIEAQQAQVSFGGNCACYIPSLDKIRMPHYQNFSGAIAYYATYLHEFIHWTGHRSRLNREKTKQFGSCSYAFEELIAEIGASFVCGQLHIESQLENHASYISNWLEVLQQDKQAFFRAAQQAIKAANWLLTPPHSEATQP, encoded by the coding sequence ATGACATCTCAAAACTATTTAAAAACGGACAAATACGACCTCATTACTCAGAAATTAATTACCCTTCTTTCTCAAGGAAAAAAGCCTTGGGTCAAGCCTTGGTCGGCTACTCCCTACGGTAACTTAATCACGGGTAATGATTATCGTGGCATCAATCCGCTAATTTGCTGCATTGATACTACTCTCAACGAATGGGAACACCCTTTCTTTATTGGCTTTAAACAGGCTCAAGAAAAAGGCTGGAAGATTAGAAAGGGTAGCAAGGCAACTTATCTCAGATGGGGCGGTACGGTTGTCATTGAGGAAGAAGATAAGCAGACAGGCAAAAAGCAACAACGAGCTTACAACACTGGTAAATGGTTCAATGTCTTTAATAAATGGTTCAATGTCTTTAATGTTGATTGCTTCGACGATACTAACGCCGACGACAAGATTGCTAGCTATCTAAAACAACGACAGGTGACGGGAACTAACACCGAGCCGAGGTTAAAAGCAGCAGAAGCTTTAATCGAGGCACAACAAGCTCAAGTTTCCTTCGGTGGCAATTGCGCTTGCTACATTCCCTCGCTCGATAAAATTCGGATGCCTCACTATCAAAACTTTTCTGGAGCGATCGCCTACTATGCTACTTACCTTCACGAATTCATACATTGGACGGGACATCGATCGCGCCTAAATCGGGAGAAGACTAAACAGTTTGGTAGCTGCTCTTATGCCTTCGAGGAGTTGATTGCCGAAATTGGCGCATCTTTTGTTTGTGGGCAGCTACACATCGAAAGCCAACTAGAAAACCACGCTAGCTACATCAGCAATTGGCTTGAGGTTTTACAGCAGGATAAACAAGCTTTCTTTCGCGCCGCTCAACAAGCTATTAAGGCTGCTAACTGGTTACTTACACCACCGCACTCCGAGGCAACGCAACCTTAA
- a CDS encoding KTSC domain-containing protein — MPPLILYPDFYTMPLTDCSQCRYLDCAPRTGEANRHPHHPEDTVCSVAPVYVKIWQQLKTLDRYTLNNSPIYSCSDFEIDPSLAETEITLSLTFQQWQQLARNSPNSKTILNFLKDKQIEHSLSLTKKDWQTIANSSNNPHVLERLAEQGIEPNEPDWIEVDSSAIAAIFYDRSDSVLLIRFDRGAVYQYDNISSDFFDEFREAESQGTFFNAHIRDRFSYRCLSN, encoded by the coding sequence TTGCCTCCGCTTATTCTCTATCCCGACTTTTATACTATGCCTCTTACTGATTGTTCTCAATGCCGTTATCTCGATTGCGCTCCGCGCACTGGCGAAGCCAATCGCCACCCTCATCACCCTGAAGATACAGTTTGTAGTGTCGCTCCTGTCTACGTCAAAATTTGGCAACAGCTTAAAACCCTCGATCGCTATACTCTTAACAATTCTCCCATCTATTCTTGCTCTGACTTTGAGATCGATCCCTCTCTGGCAGAAACCGAAATTACTCTTTCTCTTACTTTTCAGCAATGGCAACAATTAGCTCGTAACTCACCTAATTCTAAAACCATACTAAACTTTCTCAAAGATAAGCAAATCGAGCATTCCCTTTCTCTAACTAAAAAAGATTGGCAAACTATAGCTAATTCTTCTAACAATCCCCATGTCCTCGAACGTCTTGCCGAGCAAGGCATCGAACCTAATGAACCTGACTGGATTGAAGTTGATTCTTCGGCGATCGCTGCTATCTTTTACGATCGCTCTGACTCAGTACTTTTAATTCGCTTCGATCGCGGTGCTGTCTATCAATACGATAATATCTCCTCCGATTTCTTTGATGAATTCCGCGAGGCTGAATCTCAAGGTACTTTCTTTAATGCCCACATTCGCGATCGCTTTTCCTATCGATGTCTCTCTAACTAA
- a CDS encoding methyltransferase encodes MITSLAAQLDSFSPNIASTAEELDQLITSLKQTLTNLEINYIRQFALEQGIWDFYPTPYELIQKMLELANIQPHHRVLEPSAGAGDLCQILRNSGVKQIDCFEVHPLLQKALKLQGYNLLGDDFLSSTPQPVYDRIIANPPFSRSDVANHTQHAYQFLKSGGKLVTLAHHYQLKPSSSDRRFFSWLDWVNARFLNCNQAMSHSDRPTNTPLQLILISKP; translated from the coding sequence ATGATTACTTCCCTTGCCGCTCAACTCGATAGTTTTTCTCCTAATATTGCTTCTACCGCCGAAGAACTCGACCAACTTATTACCAGTCTCAAGCAGACACTTACTAATTTAGAAATCAACTACATTAGACAATTTGCACTAGAACAAGGTATTTGGGACTTTTACCCTACACCTTATGAGCTAATTCAAAAGATGCTCGAACTTGCTAACATTCAGCCTCATCATCGCGTTTTAGAACCTTCTGCTGGTGCTGGCGACCTTTGCCAAATACTTCGTAATTCTGGAGTTAAACAAATCGATTGCTTTGAAGTGCATCCCCTGTTACAGAAAGCTTTGAAGTTGCAAGGCTACAACTTACTCGGCGATGATTTTCTTAGCAGCACTCCTCAACCAGTTTACGATCGCATTATTGCCAATCCTCCTTTTAGTCGTAGTGATGTTGCCAACCACACCCAACACGCCTATCAATTCCTTAAATCTGGGGGCAAACTCGTTACTCTCGCTCATCACTATCAACTTAAGCCAAGCTCAAGCGATCGCCGCTTCTTCTCTTGGCTCGATTGGGTTAATGCTCGTTTTCTCAACTGCAACCAAGCTATGAGCCACAGCGACCGCCCCACTAACACCCCCCTTCAACTCATTCTTATATCCAAACCCTGA
- a CDS encoding nucleotidyl transferase AbiEii/AbiGii toxin family protein: MTNRQIENLERVAAILAKVPERFVFTGGGTLVLYVDEIIRNELRPTKDVDCVVEIFSRSEYYRLATMLREAGLSECRQPKAPMCRWEYEELLIDIMPCGVEVLGFSNRWYVEALQNSNIYVLPSGRRIYIFSPLYLLASKIEAFLGRGEGFYFSKDIEDIIVLLDGCEVLIREVEEAEGEIKTFLQQWFKENQSSLEDAVASFLPSSSVSREERTVEMIKKLAISE; this comes from the coding sequence ATGACTAATCGGCAAATTGAGAATTTGGAAAGAGTAGCGGCAATTTTAGCTAAGGTTCCCGAACGATTCGTTTTTACGGGAGGCGGAACGCTCGTTCTTTATGTTGATGAAATAATACGAAATGAGTTACGACCGACTAAAGATGTAGACTGCGTGGTGGAAATATTTTCTCGTTCTGAATACTATAGATTGGCGACGATGCTTAGAGAAGCGGGATTGTCTGAATGCAGACAACCGAAAGCTCCCATGTGTCGGTGGGAATATGAAGAACTATTAATCGATATTATGCCTTGTGGAGTCGAAGTTTTAGGATTTAGCAATCGTTGGTATGTGGAAGCTCTCCAGAATTCAAATATTTATGTTTTGCCAAGCGGTCGCAGGATTTATATCTTCTCTCCTTTATATTTATTGGCAAGCAAAATTGAGGCATTTTTAGGTCGAGGTGAAGGCTTTTATTTTTCTAAAGATATTGAGGATATCATTGTTTTGCTCGATGGCTGTGAAGTTTTAATCAGAGAAGTTGAGGAAGCAGAAGGAGAAATCAAAACATTTTTACAGCAATGGTTTAAAGAGAATCAGTCCAGTTTGGAAGATGCTGTCGCTAGTTTTTTACCCTCCTCTAGTGTCAGTCGCGAAGAAAGAACGGTCGAGATGATTAAAAAGTTGGCTATTTCCGAATGA